A window of Campylobacter cuniculorum DSM 23162 = LMG 24588 contains these coding sequences:
- a CDS encoding ATP-binding protein has translation MSEFVSIQSQERVLSRIKELLKQKSFILLLGQSGSGKTALLRQLCKEFKALHKTQIFKNQKEFQNFIEPVLQSESKPIVLLDEVGMYDERTLESIRIYSDDLSFVLSSHKKPKIFNKEHFKSRFQAEFKLKNLDFGELKDYIKIKHGLDFFPKELKLIYKIYQGNLRNIDKMLKSFKELHSFYKGQKSVKYILNLSAFENALLG, from the coding sequence ATGAGTGAATTTGTAAGCATACAAAGTCAAGAAAGGGTTTTATCAAGGATTAAAGAGCTTTTAAAGCAAAAGAGTTTCATTTTGCTTTTAGGTCAAAGTGGAAGTGGTAAAACCGCACTTCTTAGACAGCTTTGCAAGGAATTTAAAGCCTTGCATAAGACTCAAATTTTTAAAAATCAAAAAGAATTTCAAAATTTTATAGAGCCCGTTTTACAAAGTGAAAGCAAACCTATTGTTTTACTCGATGAAGTGGGAATGTATGATGAAAGAACTCTTGAAAGCATAAGAATTTATAGTGATGACTTAAGTTTTGTTTTAAGTTCTCATAAAAAACCTAAAATCTTTAACAAGGAGCATTTTAAAAGCCGCTTTCAAGCAGAATTTAAACTTAAGAATTTGGACTTTGGGGAGCTTAAGGATTATATAAAAATTAAACATGGGCTTGATTTTTTTCCAAAAGAATTGAAATTAATTTATAAAATTTATCAAGGAAATCTAAGAAATATCGACAAAATGCTTAAGAGTTTTAAAGAGCTTCACAGCTTTTACAAGGGGCAAAAAAGTGTAAAATATATTTTAAATTTAAGTGCTTTTGAAAATGCTTTGTTAGGATAA
- the acs gene encoding acetate--CoA ligase: MQHKNQNLFKPSKEFSRNARIKNICEYYDLWNEAEENFEQFWKNKALEKITWFSPFSKVLNQDNAPFYKWFEGGTLNVSYQCLDRHMKTRRNKVAIMFEGEMGDFEVYTYRRLLHEVCKAANLLKKFGIEKGDRVVIYMPMIPETAIIMLACARIGAIHSVVFGGFSPEALRDRIIDAKAKLVVTADGAFRRGKPYMLKPAVDEALEKDCECVKKVLIVIRNKEQIDYIPGRDYIYNELIKNESYKCEPEIMDSEDLLFLLYTSGSTGKPKGVMHSSAGYILWAQMTMEWVFDIKDMDNYWCSADVGWITGHTYSIYGPLACGATTLIYEGTPTYPNSGRWWRMIEEYQISKFYTSPTAIRMLHADSPNEPKKYDLESLEVLGTVGEPINPNAWKWFYENVGNSKAPIVDTWWQTETGGHMITPLPGATALKPGSATLPLPGIFAQIIDEEGNIKGVGEDGLLCIVKPWPSMIRGIWGDEKRYVESYFSQAKQNGKAVYFSGDGAFYDENGYITITGRTDDVVNVAGHRIGTAEIESAIAKHSSVAESAVVGVEDSIKGETLFAFVVLNRDSSCDLGSSVETLKELNDILRVEIGPIAKIEKILYTPGLPKTRSGKIMRRILRTIARGEEIKQDISTLEDSHIVQTIANLVKAEIE; encoded by the coding sequence ATGCAACACAAAAATCAAAATCTTTTTAAACCCAGCAAAGAATTTTCGCGTAATGCTCGTATTAAAAATATTTGTGAATATTATGATTTATGGAATGAAGCAGAAGAGAATTTTGAGCAATTTTGGAAAAATAAAGCTCTCGAAAAAATTACTTGGTTTTCACCTTTTTCTAAAGTTTTAAATCAAGACAACGCCCCTTTTTATAAGTGGTTTGAAGGAGGCACTTTAAATGTAAGTTATCAATGCTTAGATCGCCACATGAAAACGCGTCGCAACAAAGTTGCTATAATGTTTGAAGGAGAGATGGGGGATTTTGAAGTCTATACTTATCGCAGACTTTTGCATGAGGTTTGCAAAGCAGCAAATTTGCTGAAAAAATTTGGCATAGAAAAGGGTGATAGAGTTGTTATCTATATGCCTATGATTCCAGAAACAGCGATTATCATGCTTGCATGTGCAAGAATTGGGGCAATCCATAGCGTTGTTTTTGGAGGATTTTCTCCTGAAGCTTTAAGAGATAGAATCATTGACGCAAAAGCAAAACTTGTTGTAACTGCTGATGGAGCCTTTAGACGCGGTAAGCCTTATATGCTCAAACCTGCTGTCGATGAAGCTTTGGAAAAAGATTGTGAATGTGTAAAAAAAGTTTTGATTGTAATTCGCAATAAAGAACAGATTGATTATATACCCGGCAGAGATTATATCTATAATGAGCTTATAAAAAATGAATCCTATAAATGTGAGCCCGAAATTATGGATAGCGAGGACTTGCTTTTCTTACTCTACACTTCAGGTTCTACGGGCAAACCAAAGGGTGTGATGCATTCAAGTGCGGGTTATATACTTTGGGCACAAATGACTATGGAATGGGTGTTTGATATTAAAGATATGGATAATTATTGGTGCAGTGCAGATGTGGGCTGGATTACAGGGCATACTTATTCTATATATGGACCTCTTGCTTGTGGTGCAACCACACTCATTTATGAAGGCACACCAACTTATCCTAATTCAGGCAGATGGTGGAGAATGATAGAAGAATACCAAATCAGTAAATTTTACACCTCTCCAACAGCCATTCGTATGCTTCATGCCGATTCTCCTAATGAGCCTAAAAAATACGATTTAGAATCTCTTGAAGTTTTAGGAACTGTGGGTGAGCCTATCAATCCTAATGCTTGGAAGTGGTTTTATGAAAATGTAGGAAATTCAAAGGCTCCTATTGTGGATACTTGGTGGCAAACTGAAACAGGTGGGCATATGATTACACCTCTTCCCGGAGCCACAGCTTTAAAACCCGGAAGTGCAACCCTACCTTTACCCGGAATTTTCGCACAGATTATTGATGAAGAAGGAAATATCAAAGGAGTGGGGGAAGATGGTTTGCTTTGTATCGTCAAACCTTGGCCTTCTATGATTCGAGGAATTTGGGGCGATGAAAAACGTTATGTAGAAAGCTATTTTTCTCAAGCTAAACAAAATGGAAAAGCTGTATATTTTAGCGGAGACGGAGCCTTTTATGATGAAAATGGTTATATTACAATCACAGGTCGTACTGATGATGTTGTCAATGTTGCAGGGCATAGAATTGGCACCGCAGAAATAGAATCTGCTATTGCTAAACATTCAAGTGTTGCCGAGTCCGCAGTCGTTGGAGTTGAGGATAGTATAAAGGGTGAAACTCTGTTTGCTTTTGTTGTGTTAAATCGCGATTCTTCTTGCGATTTAGGCAGTTCAGTCGAAACCTTAAAAGAGCTTAATGATATTTTAAGAGTTGAAATCGGTCCTATAGCTAAAATTGAAAAAATTCTTTACACTCCGGGCTTACCAAAAACCAGAAGCGGTAAGATAATGCGTAGAATTTTAAGGACTATTGCAAGAGGTGAGGAAATCAAACAAGACATTTCTACACTTGAAGATTCTCATATCGTCCAAACCATTGCAAATCTTGTAAAAGCGGAAATTGAATAA
- a CDS encoding Fe-S-containing hydro-lyase codes for MATIKITTPLTKEKVKELKAGDNVLITGTIIAARDAAHKALTEALARGEKLPVDFNNEVIYYLGPSPANPDKNQAVGSAGPTTSGRMDKYTPTMLEQGVSGMIGKGYRSEEVIKSMIKNGAVYMVAIGGAGALISKSIKKYEVLAYPELGPEAVARLSVEDFPAIVAIDCKGNNFYEQGQAPYKKI; via the coding sequence ATGGCAACGATTAAAATAACAACCCCTTTGACTAAAGAAAAAGTCAAAGAACTCAAAGCGGGAGATAATGTGCTTATCACCGGCACCATTATCGCAGCAAGAGACGCTGCACATAAGGCTTTAACAGAAGCTTTGGCACGAGGAGAAAAATTACCTGTGGATTTTAATAATGAAGTGATTTATTATCTAGGTCCCTCTCCAGCTAATCCTGATAAAAATCAAGCAGTGGGTTCAGCAGGTCCTACAACAAGCGGAAGAATGGACAAATACACTCCAACAATGCTTGAACAAGGAGTGAGCGGAATGATTGGTAAAGGATACCGCTCTGAAGAAGTTATAAAAAGCATGATAAAAAATGGGGCTGTGTATATGGTCGCAATCGGCGGAGCGGGAGCTTTGATTTCAAAAAGTATTAAAAAATATGAAGTTTTAGCCTATCCTGAACTTGGTCCTGAAGCGGTAGCAAGACTTAGTGTTGAAGATTTTCCTGCTATTGTTGCAATTGATTGCAAAGGAAATAATTTTTATGAGCAAGGACAAGCTCCTTATAAAAAAATTTAA
- a CDS encoding methyl-accepting chemotaxis protein has translation MAVCRINHFTNWKICLLDDTSSIYGGTQNSIQNFIISIVVFGVILIIIVNILMRKLLSPLRIIRDEIFNFFDYLNGKTKQIDDLKAINTGDEFEEISEKLNENIISSKRNLDKDKECVKELIKALEQVSQGDFSVLISKDPANARLKELKIGILKAILNMKSSFETITKILQIYENDDFTQKANADEAQGAFANILTDINGLGIYISNMLKDSSDLSHSLKDHSQDLENRVRDIKRSLEIQVDSIKTSAQFIEQITNSMNEVSSRTSQVTIQAKDIKNVIGVIRDIAEQTNLLALNAAIEAARAREYGKGFAVVADEVRQLAERTENSLTEIETNVNILVQGINDMSQSIKEQTSEIIQVNEIAISLQNEVNKNMEIANSCDEIALKVNDYATDILKQIEAKKF, from the coding sequence ATGGCGGTTTGTCGTATCAATCATTTTACAAACTGGAAAATTTGTCTTTTAGATGATACATCAAGCATTTATGGAGGAACTCAAAATTCTATTCAAAATTTTATCATTTCTATTGTTGTTTTTGGAGTTATTTTAATCATTATAGTCAATATTTTAATGCGAAAACTTCTTTCTCCTTTAAGAATTATTAGAGATGAAATTTTTAACTTTTTTGATTATCTCAATGGCAAAACAAAACAAATTGATGATTTAAAAGCAATCAATACAGGAGATGAATTTGAAGAAATCAGTGAAAAACTTAATGAAAACATTATTTCATCTAAAAGAAATTTAGATAAAGATAAAGAATGCGTCAAAGAACTCATTAAGGCTTTAGAACAAGTTTCTCAAGGAGATTTTTCAGTTTTAATCTCCAAAGACCCCGCTAATGCAAGATTAAAAGAGTTAAAAATAGGCATATTAAAAGCGATTTTAAATATGAAATCTTCTTTTGAAACCATCACTAAAATTTTACAAATTTATGAAAATGATGATTTCACTCAAAAGGCTAATGCTGATGAAGCACAGGGGGCTTTTGCTAACATTTTAACAGATATTAATGGACTTGGAATTTATATCTCAAATATGCTTAAAGATTCTAGTGATTTATCTCATTCTTTAAAAGACCATTCTCAAGACCTTGAAAATCGTGTAAGAGATATAAAAAGAAGCCTTGAAATTCAAGTTGATTCTATAAAAACATCTGCACAATTTATAGAACAAATCACAAATTCTATGAATGAGGTTTCAAGCAGAACTTCACAAGTCACCATTCAAGCTAAAGACATTAAAAATGTTATAGGAGTGATAAGAGATATAGCCGAACAGACAAATCTTTTAGCCCTCAATGCTGCCATTGAAGCCGCACGAGCTAGAGAATATGGAAAGGGATTTGCTGTCGTGGCTGATGAGGTCAGACAACTCGCAGAAAGAACGGAAAATTCTTTAACCGAAATAGAAACAAATGTCAATATACTTGTGCAAGGAATCAACGATATGAGTCAATCCATTAAAGAACAAACTTCTGAAATCATACAAGTCAATGAAATAGCCATTTCACTTCAAAATGAAGTGAATAAAAATATGGAAATTGCAAATTCTTGTGATGAAATAGCCCTAAAAGTTAATGATTATGCTACAGATATATTAAAACAAATTGAAGCTAAAAAATTTTAA
- a CDS encoding CDC27 family protein, whose protein sequence is MQERVRELELNYQKYLIKKRVKALFLGICLFFILSGAYFGFDFYERKKQLFAKALEEKKSLEKKLEDLKIAQEKNKISKEKMKKELETLKQNEEELKSLNKIQITSISLNIGLLKKAFYENPSYEKALFMSKMYYENKDYKKSVFWALKANELDKSLKESWFLFAKAKEALGEIQEAEQAMQFWEEYYGFLEDKEG, encoded by the coding sequence ATGCAAGAGCGGGTGAGAGAATTAGAATTAAATTATCAAAAATATTTGATAAAAAAACGTGTGAAAGCTTTATTTTTAGGAATTTGTTTGTTTTTTATTTTATCAGGAGCTTATTTTGGCTTTGATTTTTATGAAAGAAAAAAGCAACTTTTTGCAAAGGCTTTAGAAGAAAAGAAGAGTTTAGAAAAGAAGTTAGAAGACCTTAAAATCGCACAAGAAAAAAATAAAATTTCTAAAGAAAAAATGAAAAAAGAATTAGAAACTTTAAAACAAAATGAAGAGGAGCTAAAATCATTAAATAAAATTCAAATCACTTCAATCTCCTTAAATATAGGGCTTTTAAAAAAGGCTTTTTATGAAAATCCGAGTTATGAAAAGGCTTTGTTTATGTCTAAAATGTATTATGAAAATAAAGATTATAAAAAATCTGTTTTTTGGGCATTAAAGGCAAATGAGTTGGATAAAAGCTTAAAAGAATCGTGGTTTTTATTTGCTAAGGCTAAAGAGGCTTTGGGTGAGATACAAGAAGCCGAGCAAGCAATGCAATTTTGGGAAGAATATTATGGATTTTTAGAGGATAAAGAGGGATGA
- a CDS encoding GspE/PulE family protein codes for MREFLSKLGFSGGNFDFKDVKCQEFLFDLYLKDKLSLDELYLKLGLESEEFLKTLAKYYKMEFLSFENYDENFKLPLNLLLEFKILPIKTDEENVYIARAKPFSLELLERIQSLFRDKFVKAVISDCFKISKALNRLRIKEELKNLSFQLKEEWEDNFKQENQSSVSKIFDFILKEALNLNSSDIHIESRKNDALIRFRVDGELQFFCILEKEIYQALVFHIKFLTHLNVAEQRKAQDGNFELKLENQNYDFRVSTLPLIYGESVVLRILKHDEKFLELKNLNFLDSHLKALQKAISSSYGMILITGATGSGKSTTLYACLNALKSIKKKIITAEDPIEYKMQGIQQILLNPKAGLEFNNALRAILRQDPDIIMIGEIRDEQSLDIAIKSSLTGHLLLSTLHTNDSISTIDRLLDMKAKPYLIAQALSLIVAQRLVRKLCIFCKRKSEKKYTLFQGQFYESRGCEHCNYSGYSGRDLVAEFLVIDENLKELIRENVGKKRILEYARKQGFQTMLECGLQKAKEGLTSIEELQRVLD; via the coding sequence ATGAGAGAATTTTTATCCAAACTTGGTTTTAGTGGTGGAAATTTTGATTTTAAGGATGTAAAATGTCAAGAGTTTTTATTTGATTTGTATCTTAAAGACAAGCTTAGTTTAGATGAGCTTTATTTAAAATTAGGTTTAGAGAGTGAGGAATTTTTAAAAACCTTAGCAAAATACTATAAAATGGAATTTCTAAGTTTTGAAAATTATGATGAAAATTTCAAATTACCTTTAAATTTGCTCTTGGAATTTAAAATTCTGCCGATAAAAACCGATGAAGAAAATGTCTATATTGCAAGAGCTAAACCTTTTTCTTTAGAGCTTTTAGAGAGAATACAAAGCCTTTTTAGAGATAAATTTGTCAAAGCTGTTATAAGTGATTGTTTTAAAATTTCTAAAGCATTAAATCGTCTGCGCATCAAAGAGGAGCTTAAAAATTTAAGCTTTCAACTTAAGGAGGAATGGGAGGATAATTTCAAACAAGAAAATCAAAGTTCAGTCAGCAAAATTTTTGATTTTATCCTTAAAGAAGCTTTGAATTTAAATTCAAGTGATATTCACATAGAATCAAGAAAAAATGACGCTTTGATAAGATTTAGAGTCGATGGAGAACTTCAATTTTTTTGTATTTTAGAAAAAGAAATTTATCAAGCCTTAGTTTTTCACATCAAATTTTTAACCCATTTAAATGTAGCCGAGCAACGCAAGGCTCAAGATGGAAATTTTGAGCTAAAACTAGAAAATCAAAATTATGATTTTAGAGTTTCCACCCTGCCTTTAATCTACGGGGAAAGCGTTGTTTTAAGGATACTTAAACATGATGAGAAATTTTTAGAGCTTAAGAATTTAAATTTCTTAGATTCTCATTTAAAAGCACTTCAAAAGGCTATTTCTTCCTCTTATGGTATGATTTTAATCACAGGGGCAACAGGAAGTGGCAAAAGTACCACCTTGTATGCGTGTTTAAATGCCTTAAAATCGATAAAGAAAAAGATTATCACAGCGGAGGATCCTATAGAATACAAAATGCAAGGGATACAACAAATTTTACTCAATCCTAAAGCGGGATTAGAATTTAACAATGCTTTAAGAGCCATTTTAAGACAGGATCCGGATATTATAATGATTGGTGAAATTCGCGATGAGCAAAGCCTTGATATAGCCATCAAATCCTCTCTTACAGGACATTTGCTTTTAAGCACTTTGCATACAAATGATAGCATCAGCACAATAGACAGACTTTTGGATATGAAAGCAAAACCTTATCTTATCGCACAGGCTTTGAGTTTAATTGTGGCTCAAAGACTTGTAAGAAAACTCTGCATTTTTTGCAAAAGAAAAAGTGAGAAAAAATACACTTTATTTCAGGGACAATTCTATGAAAGTAGGGGCTGTGAGCATTGCAATTATAGCGGTTATTCGGGTAGGGATTTGGTGGCAGAATTTTTAGTGATTGATGAGAATTTAAAAGAGCTTATCCGTGAAAATGTAGGCAAAAAAAGGATTTTAGAATACGCTAGAAAACAAGGCTTTCAAACTATGTTAGAATGCGGTTTGCAAAAGGCTAAGGAAGGATTAACAAGCATTGAAGAGCTTCAAAGGGTGTTGGATTGA
- a CDS encoding type II secretion system F family protein: protein MKIYELEFIQKGLKAKKLIKASNLNVAQNLALKENLQILSLKEVKKPFFKTKISGQNFILFFKELSLLSGVGLSIKEALKELSKNHKNFDKIIAQINENLNLGQNLSKAFETPYLALNSGELALIKMAENTGKLSKIFMQIAELREKSLQNQKRVKKAIRYPLIVFLSVCGAFLFLMFFVVGEFENLFENLGVDLPLMTRILLGIYEFLNKYYLFLAVFFLCVLLNLFFLYKKSNHFASICDFLVFKTPLLSHFMLCNQNYYFFIIFSLLLKSGIPTSKAFKIAYSSIKNRALFSKFKDIENSLSQGIDLSVAFEKVKIFDSVVISMLNVAMKSAKLELLSNEIANFYERKQEDFMDKFLALLEPLMTLVVGILVLFLALGIFLPLWELGSGVKF from the coding sequence TTGAAAATTTATGAACTTGAATTCATACAAAAAGGACTTAAAGCCAAAAAGCTTATTAAGGCTTCGAATTTAAATGTCGCACAAAATTTAGCCCTAAAAGAAAATCTTCAAATTTTAAGCCTTAAAGAAGTCAAAAAACCTTTTTTTAAAACTAAAATTTCAGGTCAAAATTTTATTTTATTTTTTAAAGAGCTTAGTCTGCTTAGCGGAGTGGGTTTGAGTATCAAAGAAGCCTTAAAAGAATTGTCAAAAAATCACAAAAATTTTGATAAAATCATAGCTCAAATCAATGAAAATTTAAATCTCGGACAAAATTTAAGCAAAGCCTTTGAAACTCCCTATCTCGCTCTCAATTCAGGCGAACTTGCCCTCATTAAAATGGCCGAAAATACAGGAAAACTTAGCAAAATTTTTATGCAAATTGCTGAGCTTAGAGAAAAAAGTCTGCAAAATCAAAAACGAGTCAAAAAGGCTATAAGATACCCTTTGATAGTGTTTTTAAGCGTTTGTGGAGCATTTTTATTTTTAATGTTTTTTGTTGTTGGTGAATTTGAAAATTTATTTGAAAATTTGGGGGTTGATTTGCCTTTGATGACGCGAATTTTACTAGGAATTTATGAATTTTTAAACAAATACTATCTTTTTTTAGCAGTATTTTTTCTCTGTGTTTTGCTCAATTTGTTTTTTCTTTATAAAAAATCAAATCATTTTGCTTCTATCTGCGATTTTTTGGTGTTTAAAACGCCTTTATTGTCTCATTTTATGCTTTGCAATCAAAATTATTATTTCTTTATCATTTTTTCTTTGCTTTTAAAAAGCGGAATTCCAACTTCTAAGGCTTTCAAAATTGCATACAGCAGTATTAAAAACAGGGCTTTGTTTTCAAAATTTAAAGATATTGAAAATTCTTTGTCGCAAGGAATTGATTTGAGTGTGGCTTTCGAAAAGGTAAAAATTTTTGATTCTGTGGTGATTTCTATGCTCAATGTTGCAATGAAAAGTGCAAAATTAGAGCTTTTAAGCAATGAAATTGCAAATTTTTATGAGAGAAAACAAGAGGATTTTATGGATAAATTTTTAGCCCTGCTTGAACCTTTAATGACCTTAGTGGTTGGAATTTTGGTTTTATTTTTGGCTTTGGGAATTTTTTTGCCTTTGTGGGAGCTTGGTTCTGGTGTGAAATTTTAA
- the mshL gene encoding pilus (MSHA type) biogenesis protein MshL yields MIKFILIKLCFFTIFLYGIEDCQKKLFNININENLSIEESLGELANYCSFSIVIKDEFAREKLLTNQNNIHIHQMNLDEIFKLFITENDLGYEFDGKVLKISALQTKIFKISYITSVREGQSITKASVDAKPKQNEFSQNEDIEDNMIKSMEKFDFWQNIENEINALLISTKGYESKAIINPNAGIITIIGTNSQLQKVKNYLQKLEYRLKKQAIIDVSIIAVSLNKKHSSGINWQNFNLGLNSTNSDGSGSFIQLQSGQGFVKNLGLRADLNFDSVLNFLSQSGKTKVLSNPKLMALNNQQAIISVGDTINYQIKESSKGTENGSTVSESFNNYSIFIGILLNILPEISDDDKIMLRINPSLSDFKYPEDNVKQKEPRTIAPDTIQKKLSTVVQVENNQTLILGGLISHNQTQDDSSVNFLSKIPLLGLFFKGSNELSQATEIVFIITPSIIDNIKNTPSLKDLGFRYYE; encoded by the coding sequence ATGATAAAATTTATATTGATTAAGCTTTGTTTTTTTACGATTTTTCTTTATGGCATAGAAGATTGTCAAAAAAAGCTTTTTAATATTAATATCAACGAAAATTTAAGCATAGAAGAAAGCTTAGGAGAATTGGCGAATTATTGCTCTTTTAGCATAGTCATCAAGGACGAATTTGCTAGAGAAAAACTTTTAACAAATCAAAACAATATCCATATCCACCAAATGAATCTTGATGAAATTTTTAAGCTTTTTATCACAGAAAATGACCTTGGCTATGAATTTGATGGCAAGGTTCTTAAAATTTCAGCCCTTCAAACAAAGATTTTTAAAATCAGCTATATCACTTCAGTACGTGAAGGACAAAGCATCACAAAGGCTTCAGTCGATGCAAAACCTAAGCAAAATGAATTCAGTCAAAACGAAGATATAGAGGATAATATGATTAAGAGTATGGAAAAATTCGATTTTTGGCAAAATATAGAAAATGAAATCAATGCTCTTTTAATCTCCACAAAGGGTTATGAAAGTAAAGCCATCATCAATCCAAATGCAGGTATCATCACAATAATAGGCACAAATTCTCAACTTCAAAAAGTTAAAAACTATCTCCAAAAACTTGAATACAGACTTAAAAAACAAGCCATTATCGATGTGAGTATTATCGCGGTATCTTTAAATAAAAAGCATTCTAGTGGGATTAATTGGCAAAATTTTAACTTAGGTTTAAATTCTACAAATTCAGACGGAAGTGGTTCTTTCATTCAACTTCAAAGCGGACAAGGTTTTGTAAAAAATCTAGGCTTAAGGGCGGATTTAAATTTTGATTCTGTTCTTAATTTTCTTTCACAAAGTGGAAAAACTAAGGTTTTATCTAATCCTAAGCTTATGGCACTGAATAACCAACAAGCCATTATTTCTGTTGGAGATACAATCAACTATCAAATCAAAGAAAGTTCTAAAGGCACTGAAAACGGCTCAACAGTGAGCGAAAGTTTTAATAATTATTCTATTTTCATAGGAATTTTACTCAATATCCTGCCTGAAATTTCGGATGATGATAAAATTATGCTAAGAATTAATCCTAGTTTGAGTGATTTTAAATATCCCGAAGACAATGTCAAACAAAAAGAGCCTCGCACTATAGCACCAGATACCATACAAAAAAAGCTTTCCACCGTCGTGCAGGTTGAAAACAACCAAACTCTAATCTTAGGAGGTCTCATCTCTCATAACCAAACTCAAGACGATTCTTCTGTGAATTTCTTGTCTAAAATTCCGCTTCTTGGCTTATTTTTCAAAGGCTCAAATGAATTATCTCAAGCAACTGAAATTGTTTTTATCATCACTCCAAGCATTATTGATAATATCAAAAATACTCCCTCTCTTAAGGATTTAGGATTTAGATATTATGAGTGA
- a CDS encoding fumarate hydratase, translated as MREISCKDITEVVAKLCIEACCRVTDDMQRAFEKAKETEKSELGRDVLGKILENAKIAKQEMMPICQDTGMTVVFVEVGQEVHLVDGYLEDAINEGIAKGYVGGYLRKSVVKDPVYNRENTKNNAPAVIHTRIVPGDKIKIKVAPKGFGSENKGILKMLVPADGLEGVKQVFLEAVKKAGPNACPPLVVGVGIGGTMEKCAILAKQAAVRSADSENPDPQYAQLERELVELANQTGVGPQGLGGTTTAVKVNIEVYPTHIAGLPVCININCHAARHADAQL; from the coding sequence ATGCGTGAAATTTCTTGTAAAGATATCACTGAAGTTGTGGCAAAACTTTGTATTGAGGCTTGCTGTCGCGTCACTGATGATATGCAAAGGGCTTTTGAAAAAGCCAAAGAAACTGAAAAATCAGAACTTGGTAGAGATGTTTTAGGTAAAATCTTAGAAAACGCAAAGATAGCTAAACAAGAGATGATGCCTATCTGTCAAGATACAGGTATGACTGTGGTTTTTGTCGAAGTTGGACAAGAAGTGCATTTGGTCGATGGATACTTAGAAGATGCAATCAATGAAGGAATTGCTAAGGGCTATGTAGGCGGGTATTTAAGAAAATCTGTTGTTAAGGACCCAGTCTATAACAGAGAAAACACTAAAAACAACGCTCCAGCTGTAATTCACACAAGAATTGTCCCGGGCGATAAAATTAAAATCAAGGTCGCTCCTAAAGGATTTGGAAGTGAGAATAAAGGAATTCTTAAAATGCTCGTGCCTGCTGATGGGCTTGAAGGCGTTAAACAAGTCTTCTTAGAAGCGGTTAAAAAAGCTGGTCCTAATGCTTGTCCTCCTTTGGTTGTCGGTGTAGGCATAGGCGGAACGATGGAAAAATGTGCAATTTTAGCAAAACAAGCAGCAGTAAGAAGTGCAGATAGTGAAAATCCAGACCCTCAATATGCTCAACTTGAAAGAGAACTTGTTGAACTTGCAAATCAAACCGGCGTTGGTCCTCAAGGATTAGGCGGAACAACAACAGCGGTTAAGGTTAATATTGAAGTGTATCCAACGCATATTGCAGGATTGCCTGTGTGTATCAATATCAATTGTCATGCCGCAAGACATGCGGATGCACAATTATAA